One Micromonospora sp. FIMYZ51 genomic window carries:
- a CDS encoding family 1 glycosylhydrolase translates to MADHVPAPSRVDRPIRWWGTASSAVQAEGAYAADNWYAWEQAGHAPKSANGNGFAERYRDDLELLAGWGFTDHRLSINWARVLPEPDRVDRAAVDHYREVLSAGRAAGLRMWVTLLHTVLPQWMAEQGGFLGPEAGEHWRRWVHRAADEFGDLVDGWMPVNNPTSFAQKAYLTGTFPPGMRSLPEFLQALMAVHHADFEAASYLRGSGRPVCSNASLTHLLPADDTPEAAAAVAQWDAVVWDSWLTLARSDEYADAFDHYGFSYYAATAVDGSGQSRPYPFEASPGPLGYVPWADGLAEVLSRLARELPGRSFVVAELGYGGDDDAARVDYLSRALRHVDEARARGVDVDGVFFWTGIDNYEWLAGDGVPFGLFDRERRPRPSAELVRRMAPGAQRRPDGGVGPAGD, encoded by the coding sequence ATGGCCGACCACGTGCCAGCACCATCCCGGGTCGACCGGCCGATCCGATGGTGGGGCACCGCCAGTTCGGCGGTGCAGGCCGAGGGCGCGTACGCCGCAGACAACTGGTACGCCTGGGAGCAGGCGGGACACGCCCCGAAGTCGGCGAACGGCAACGGCTTCGCCGAGCGCTACCGCGACGACCTGGAACTGCTCGCCGGCTGGGGCTTCACCGACCACCGGTTGTCGATCAACTGGGCGCGGGTGCTGCCCGAGCCGGACCGGGTCGACCGGGCCGCCGTCGACCACTACCGGGAGGTGCTCTCCGCCGGGCGGGCCGCCGGCCTGCGGATGTGGGTCACCCTGCTGCACACCGTGCTCCCCCAGTGGATGGCCGAGCAGGGCGGGTTCCTCGGTCCCGAGGCCGGCGAACACTGGCGACGGTGGGTGCATCGGGCGGCCGACGAGTTCGGTGACCTGGTCGACGGCTGGATGCCGGTGAACAATCCCACGAGCTTCGCGCAGAAGGCGTACCTCACCGGCACCTTCCCACCCGGGATGCGCTCGCTGCCGGAGTTCCTCCAGGCGCTCATGGCCGTGCACCACGCCGACTTCGAAGCGGCGTCGTACCTGCGCGGGTCGGGTCGTCCGGTCTGCTCCAACGCATCGCTTACCCACCTGCTGCCCGCCGACGACACCCCGGAGGCGGCGGCCGCCGTCGCGCAGTGGGACGCGGTGGTCTGGGACTCCTGGTTGACCCTGGCCCGCAGCGACGAGTACGCCGACGCCTTCGACCACTACGGCTTCTCCTACTACGCGGCGACCGCCGTCGACGGCAGCGGCCAGTCCCGGCCGTACCCGTTCGAGGCGTCCCCCGGGCCGCTGGGCTACGTGCCCTGGGCCGATGGTCTCGCCGAGGTGCTGTCGCGGTTGGCGCGCGAGCTTCCCGGGCGGTCGTTCGTGGTGGCCGAACTCGGCTACGGCGGCGACGACGACGCGGCACGCGTCGACTACCTGAGCCGCGCACTGCGGCACGTCGACGAGGCTCGGGCCCGTGGTGTCGACGTCGACGGCGTCTTCTTCTGGACCGGCATCGACAACTACGAGTGGCTTGCCGGCGACGGCGTGCCGTTCGGCCTCTTCGACCGGGAGCGTCGCCCCCGGCCCAGCGCCGAACTGGTGCGCCGGATGGCGCCGGGTGCCCAGCGCCGGCCCGACGGTGGCGTCGGCCCCGCCGGAGACTGA
- a CDS encoding SDR family oxidoreductase, producing the protein MSVALVTGATAGIGAAFARRLARDGTDLVLLARDRDRLASAADELRQAHGVKVETVVADLSTEAGLSVAEQRAAEGIDLLVNNAGFGHQGWFLDAPLDVELTTMRVHCEAVLRLTYAALPHMLRHGTGGVINVASIAAFVARGTYGASKAWVVSFSESVAAEIVGSGVQVTAVCPGWVRTEFHRRADLDVNDVPRYLWLEPEAVVDAALRDFSRGVRVSIPTTRYKVIVGLNRAVPRRLAAAISARVGSRRTGRRAAAPTGREHGPG; encoded by the coding sequence ATGTCGGTGGCACTGGTGACCGGAGCTACCGCGGGCATCGGCGCCGCCTTCGCCCGCCGCCTGGCCCGCGACGGCACGGATCTGGTCCTGCTGGCCCGCGACCGCGACCGGCTGGCGTCGGCCGCCGACGAGCTGCGGCAGGCCCATGGCGTCAAGGTCGAGACCGTCGTCGCCGACCTGTCCACCGAGGCGGGGCTGTCGGTGGCGGAGCAACGCGCGGCCGAGGGCATCGACCTGCTCGTCAACAACGCCGGCTTCGGCCATCAGGGCTGGTTCCTCGACGCGCCACTCGACGTCGAGTTGACCACCATGCGGGTGCACTGCGAGGCGGTGCTGCGGCTGACCTACGCCGCGCTGCCCCACATGCTGCGCCACGGCACCGGCGGCGTGATAAACGTGGCCTCCATCGCGGCGTTCGTGGCGCGGGGCACGTACGGGGCGTCGAAGGCGTGGGTGGTCAGCTTCAGCGAGAGCGTCGCGGCGGAGATCGTGGGCAGCGGCGTGCAGGTCACCGCCGTCTGCCCCGGCTGGGTCCGGACCGAGTTCCACCGCCGCGCCGACCTCGATGTCAACGACGTACCGCGCTACCTCTGGTTGGAGCCGGAGGCCGTGGTCGACGCCGCGCTGCGCGACTTCTCCCGGGGCGTCCGGGTGAGCATTCCGACCACCAGGTACAAGGTCATCGTCGGGCTCAACCGAGCGGTGCCCCGCCGACTCGCCGCGGCGATCTCCGCGCGGGTCGGCTCGCGGCGGACGGGGCGCCGTGCTGCCGCCCCGACGGGCCGCGAGCACGGCCCTGGTTGA
- a CDS encoding DEAD/DEAH box helicase — MAARRPRQITSPNTLTFADLGVPDALTGVLAATGVHRPFPIQAATLPDALAGRDVLGRGRTGSGKTYAFVLAVLTRLAATATPRRAGRPRALILAPTRELATQIDSVMAPLAQALSLRTMTIFGGVAARPQVTGLRAGVDVLVACPGRLADHVDSGHAMLDAVEITVLDEADHMADLGFLPTVRRLLAQTPRDGQRLLFSATLDAGVDVLVRRFLTDPVVHSVDSTLSPVSAMAHHVLHVNADDRFAVLVELTAAPGRTVVFTRTKRGAKTLARRLVAAGVTAVELHGNLAQGARTRNLRAFSDGEAHTLVATDIAARGIHVDDVALVVHADPPVEHKAYLHRSGRTARAGAAGTVVTLMTDGQVPEVRELTRKAGITATTTRLRPGDALLRELAPGERTLVPQPIPQPAPRSAAVRHEAQPASGGRSRRGSKPASSTATRSAPARSGAAAFSTRARPGSRRGGR; from the coding sequence ATGGCGGCACGCCGCCCACGCCAGATCACCTCGCCAAACACCCTCACCTTCGCCGACCTCGGCGTGCCCGACGCGCTGACCGGCGTGCTGGCCGCGACCGGGGTACACCGGCCGTTCCCGATCCAGGCCGCGACCCTGCCCGACGCGCTCGCCGGGCGGGACGTGCTCGGCCGGGGCCGCACCGGTTCGGGCAAGACCTATGCCTTCGTACTGGCGGTGCTCACCCGCCTGGCCGCCACCGCCACGCCACGGCGGGCCGGACGCCCCCGGGCGCTGATCCTCGCACCCACCCGTGAACTTGCCACCCAGATCGACAGCGTGATGGCGCCGCTGGCGCAGGCGCTGTCGCTGCGCACGATGACCATCTTCGGTGGCGTCGCCGCCCGGCCCCAGGTCACCGGGCTGCGCGCCGGGGTCGACGTGCTGGTGGCCTGCCCGGGCCGGCTCGCCGATCATGTCGACTCCGGCCACGCGATGCTGGACGCCGTCGAGATCACCGTGCTCGACGAGGCCGACCACATGGCCGACCTCGGCTTCCTGCCCACCGTACGGCGGCTGTTGGCGCAGACCCCGCGCGATGGGCAGCGGCTGCTCTTCTCCGCCACCCTGGACGCGGGCGTCGATGTCCTGGTGCGGCGGTTCCTCACCGACCCGGTCGTGCACAGCGTCGACTCGACGCTGTCGCCGGTCTCCGCGATGGCACACCACGTGCTGCACGTCAACGCCGACGACCGATTCGCCGTACTTGTCGAGCTGACCGCCGCACCGGGCCGGACCGTGGTGTTCACGCGCACCAAGCGGGGCGCGAAAACCCTCGCCCGCCGGTTGGTCGCCGCCGGGGTGACCGCCGTCGAGCTGCACGGCAACCTGGCTCAGGGCGCACGCACCAGGAACCTGCGGGCCTTCTCCGACGGGGAGGCGCACACGCTTGTCGCCACCGACATCGCCGCGCGCGGCATCCACGTCGACGACGTGGCCCTGGTCGTGCACGCCGACCCGCCTGTGGAACACAAGGCCTACCTGCACCGTTCGGGCCGTACCGCCCGGGCCGGCGCGGCCGGGACCGTCGTCACGCTGATGACCGACGGTCAGGTGCCCGAGGTACGGGAACTGACCCGCAAGGCGGGCATCACGGCGACCACGACCCGGCTGCGCCCGGGAGACGCGCTGCTGCGCGAACTCGCTCCCGGGGAACGGACGCTGGTCCCCCAACCCATCCCCCAGCCGGCCCCCCGGTCCGCCGCCGTACGGCACGAGGCGCAGCCCGCCTCCGGCGGGCGGAGCCGACGCGGCAGCAAGCCGGCGTCGAGCACCGCCACCCGATCCGCACCGGCGCGATCCGGTGCAGCGGCCTTCTCCACCCGGGCCCGGCCAGGCAGCCGCCGAGGTGGTCGCTGA
- a CDS encoding MFS transporter, whose amino-acid sequence MRGPAQPPEPVTVAAPRAIGALIALSVSAFCYVAIETLPIGILPLIATDLNVSLSHTGLLVTGYAATVAIVSVPLTYLTQRIPRRRLLTVLLGVLVVATVVSAAARDYQLLFSARVVVALTQALFWAIVAPVAAGMFPLRVRAKVTAVVFAGGSLGPMLGVPAGTWLGQHLGWRAAFLALAALALAAFGAIVTLLPAISDTSTHSFTGTNPNARRYATVVIATALSVGGLFTAFTYTAVFLTDVTGFPPAAVGLLLLVRGLTDLAGITVGGIASDRNQRVTMVVSVLLLVLALVGMFLLAESTLAVGVLLALSGFAMGSLTPAMQNRVLEVAPGRSDLAAAGNAAAFNVGIAGGALLGAALLPEFGVRSTALAGGLLAVAALVVLLAEPPDATPRRLPRQRADGSRRPGPGGHRRPEGTLTSDPAPAERQGD is encoded by the coding sequence ATGCGCGGCCCTGCGCAACCGCCGGAGCCGGTGACCGTAGCTGCACCACGGGCGATCGGGGCGTTGATCGCGCTCTCCGTCTCGGCGTTCTGCTACGTCGCGATAGAGACGCTGCCGATCGGCATCCTCCCGCTCATCGCCACCGACCTGAACGTGTCGCTGTCGCACACCGGCCTGCTCGTCACCGGCTACGCGGCCACCGTCGCGATCGTCTCGGTCCCGCTTACCTACCTCACCCAGCGGATACCGCGTCGCCGCCTGCTGACCGTCCTGCTGGGTGTGCTTGTCGTCGCCACGGTGGTCTCGGCCGCTGCCCGCGACTACCAGCTGCTCTTCTCGGCACGCGTGGTCGTCGCGCTCACCCAGGCGTTGTTCTGGGCCATCGTGGCGCCCGTCGCGGCGGGCATGTTTCCGCTCCGGGTACGCGCAAAGGTCACCGCGGTCGTCTTCGCCGGAGGCTCCCTCGGCCCGATGCTCGGCGTGCCGGCCGGCACCTGGCTCGGACAGCACCTTGGTTGGCGGGCGGCGTTCCTGGCGCTAGCCGCGCTGGCGCTCGCCGCGTTCGGGGCCATCGTGACGTTGCTGCCTGCGATCTCGGATACCAGCACCCACTCGTTCACCGGCACCAACCCGAACGCCCGCCGCTACGCGACGGTCGTGATCGCCACCGCGCTGTCGGTGGGCGGGCTGTTCACGGCGTTCACCTACACGGCCGTGTTCCTGACCGACGTCACCGGGTTTCCCCCGGCGGCGGTCGGCCTTCTCCTGCTGGTCCGCGGGCTCACGGACCTCGCCGGCATCACCGTCGGCGGAATCGCGAGCGACCGCAACCAGCGCGTGACGATGGTGGTCTCGGTTCTGCTGCTCGTGCTCGCGCTGGTCGGGATGTTCCTCCTGGCCGAGTCGACGCTTGCGGTGGGGGTGCTACTGGCCCTGTCGGGGTTCGCCATGGGCTCGCTCACACCGGCTATGCAGAACCGGGTCCTCGAGGTGGCTCCGGGACGTTCCGACCTGGCGGCGGCCGGCAACGCCGCCGCCTTCAACGTCGGCATCGCCGGAGGTGCCCTGCTCGGTGCCGCCCTGCTGCCCGAGTTCGGGGTACGCAGCACGGCGCTGGCCGGCGGTCTGCTGGCCGTCGCGGCGCTCGTCGTGCTGCTGGCGGAACCGCCGGATGCCACGCCAAGGCGGCTGCCGCGCCAACGCGCGGACGGGTCGAGACGACCCGGTCCGGGCGGTCACCGCCGGCCCGAGGGCACCCTGACGTCCGATCCCGCCCCAGCCGAGCGTCAAGGTGACTGA
- a CDS encoding helix-turn-helix domain-containing protein — MSQVHSVPVRIRSEPCETIAGLPHPRLRPYVAGYGGFRSGSGAAVRHRVLPMNLVTMIVDFAGPSRVVTGPRSSPLVCEQTAWGDGVCVGLTPAGAIALLGVPMAELTGSTLRLADLLGHREVELVERLREAPDRQAWFGVLDAYLTARLAVDRRPDGLTMRAWWRLQRSASRLPISTVAGELGIGRRSLELRFQRQIGLSPGTVVRIARFQRAVHMLTRSAGLLRTAVDCGYADQPHFTREIRAMSGLTPTELRAFFPQGNPLAGTSGAVSGPDGTRR, encoded by the coding sequence GTGAGCCAGGTGCACTCCGTACCGGTGCGGATCCGTTCCGAGCCCTGCGAGACGATCGCCGGCCTCCCGCATCCGCGACTGCGGCCGTACGTCGCCGGTTACGGGGGATTCCGTTCGGGCTCGGGAGCGGCCGTGCGGCACCGGGTCCTGCCGATGAACCTGGTGACGATGATCGTCGACTTCGCCGGGCCGAGCAGGGTGGTGACCGGGCCCCGGAGCAGCCCTCTCGTCTGCGAGCAGACCGCCTGGGGAGACGGCGTCTGCGTCGGCTTGACACCGGCCGGAGCGATCGCGCTGCTCGGCGTACCGATGGCGGAGTTGACCGGCAGCACCCTGCGGCTGGCGGACCTCCTCGGCCACCGGGAGGTGGAGTTGGTCGAGCGGCTTCGGGAGGCACCGGACCGGCAGGCGTGGTTCGGGGTGCTGGATGCGTACCTGACCGCTCGGCTCGCCGTCGACAGGCGGCCGGACGGGCTGACGATGCGGGCCTGGTGGCGCCTTCAGCGATCCGCGAGTCGGCTGCCGATCAGCACGGTGGCCGGCGAACTCGGCATCGGCCGCCGCAGCCTCGAACTTCGCTTCCAGCGACAGATCGGTCTGTCGCCCGGAACTGTCGTGCGGATCGCCCGCTTTCAGCGCGCCGTGCACATGCTCACCCGATCCGCTGGCCTGCTGCGGACGGCGGTCGACTGCGGGTACGCCGACCAGCCGCACTTCACCCGGGAGATCCGCGCCATGTCCGGCCTGACGCCCACCGAGCTGCGCGCATTCTTTCCACAGGGCAACCCGCTGGCGGGCACGTCCGGTGCGGTGTCCGGTCCTGACGGCACTCGACGGTGA
- a CDS encoding VOC family protein: MTIHRMDNVLIVVDDLDAMIAFFVELGMELEGRTPIEGRWVERVIGIDGVRQDIAMLRTPDGHGRIELAMFHTPKAISTEPNEAPANTLGIRRIMFAVDDLDAVVARLRTHGAELVGELAQYEDLYRLCYVRGPEGIIVGLAEQLS, encoded by the coding sequence ATGACGATCCATCGGATGGACAACGTCCTCATCGTCGTTGACGATCTTGACGCGATGATCGCGTTCTTCGTCGAACTCGGCATGGAGTTGGAGGGTCGGACGCCAATCGAGGGACGCTGGGTTGAACGGGTCATCGGGATCGACGGCGTGCGACAGGACATTGCGATGCTGCGGACCCCGGACGGCCACGGCCGCATCGAGCTGGCGATGTTCCACACGCCGAAGGCGATCAGCACCGAACCGAACGAGGCACCGGCCAACACGCTGGGCATTCGGCGCATCATGTTCGCCGTCGACGACCTCGATGCCGTCGTGGCCCGCCTGCGTACCCACGGTGCCGAACTCGTCGGTGAGCTGGCGCAGTACGAGGACCTCTATCGGCTCTGCTACGTCCGGGGCCCGGAGGGCATCATCGTCGGACTTGCCGAACAGCTCAGCTGA
- a CDS encoding SDR family oxidoreductase codes for MTGRLAGRTALITGSDSGIGQATAIEFGREGADVVVHYLHDHAGANHTKAEIEAAGRRAVVVQGDISVEHQVEAMFDEALAEFDRLDILMNDAGVDASGIPVADLDTATWDRAIRTNLYGMFFCCRRFIQHRRDQGGHGKIINITSVHQEVARAGGSDYDASKGGMLELAKSIALEVAPMHMNVNNIGPGMVLTPFNQRAIDDPKYLEEQVQSIPWKRAAQPAEIAKLAVFLASDDADYVTGSTYFMDGGLMQNQGQGA; via the coding sequence ATGACCGGACGACTGGCAGGAAGGACTGCCCTGATCACCGGCTCCGACTCGGGCATCGGGCAGGCCACCGCGATCGAGTTCGGTCGGGAGGGCGCCGACGTGGTGGTGCACTACCTGCACGACCACGCGGGTGCCAACCACACGAAGGCCGAGATCGAGGCCGCTGGCCGGCGGGCTGTCGTGGTGCAGGGCGACATCAGCGTCGAGCACCAGGTGGAGGCGATGTTCGACGAGGCCCTCGCGGAGTTCGACCGGCTGGACATCCTGATGAACGACGCGGGCGTGGACGCCTCCGGCATTCCGGTGGCCGACCTGGACACCGCCACCTGGGACCGGGCCATCCGCACCAACCTGTACGGGATGTTCTTCTGCTGCCGACGGTTCATCCAGCACCGCCGCGACCAGGGCGGACATGGAAAGATCATCAACATCACCTCGGTACATCAGGAGGTGGCCCGGGCCGGCGGCTCCGACTACGACGCCAGCAAGGGGGGCATGCTGGAGTTGGCCAAGAGCATCGCCCTGGAGGTCGCCCCGATGCACATGAACGTCAACAACATCGGCCCCGGCATGGTGCTCACCCCGTTCAACCAGCGAGCGATCGACGACCCGAAGTACCTCGAAGAGCAGGTGCAGTCCATCCCGTGGAAGCGGGCCGCGCAGCCGGCAGAGATCGCCAAGCTCGCCGTCTTCCTGGCCAGCGACGACGCCGACTACGTCACCGGCTCGACGTACTTCATGGACGGCGGGCTGATGCAGAACCAGGGCCAGGGCGCGTAG
- a CDS encoding GDSL-type esterase/lipase family protein: protein MPVRPELLRGAAEVEVTQRGIRPHRLPAWVREQFPDGQLLAMESQSSGVRLVFQTAASEVELVTHPTRIAYLGAERPRGRLDVYAAGQLIVRDELDGGDRFEVDLASGQTAFHPGAAHTTRVAGLPAGRHRIEVWLPHNETVDLIELRADAPIEPDDARLPLWVHHGSSISQGSNALAPSEIWPAVAARRAGVELRNLGLGGSSFVDPFLARVIRDAPADYISVKLGINVVNLDGMRLRTFVPAVHGFLDTIRDGHPEVPLVLISPLFCGIHEDTPGPGAIDPVSIGSDQVRFVATGTPGDVALGRLTLQVVRRELRSLAERRTADKNLHYLDGTSLYGSADAAELPLPDGLHPSPEAHQRIGTRFAEYAFAGTGPFAR, encoded by the coding sequence ATGCCCGTCCGGCCCGAACTGCTCCGTGGTGCCGCCGAGGTCGAGGTCACCCAGCGCGGCATCCGGCCGCACCGGCTGCCTGCCTGGGTACGGGAGCAGTTCCCGGACGGACAGCTGCTTGCGATGGAGAGTCAGTCCTCCGGCGTACGCCTCGTGTTCCAGACGGCGGCGAGCGAGGTCGAACTGGTGACCCACCCGACCCGGATCGCCTACCTGGGCGCCGAGCGACCACGCGGGCGCCTCGACGTGTACGCAGCCGGCCAGCTCATCGTCCGCGATGAACTCGACGGCGGCGACCGGTTCGAGGTGGACCTGGCCAGCGGCCAGACCGCCTTCCATCCCGGGGCGGCGCACACGACCAGGGTCGCTGGTCTACCCGCCGGCCGTCACCGGATCGAGGTCTGGTTGCCGCACAACGAGACCGTCGACCTGATCGAGCTGCGTGCCGACGCCCCGATCGAGCCGGACGACGCCAGGCTGCCGTTGTGGGTGCATCACGGCAGCTCGATCAGTCAGGGCTCGAACGCGCTGGCGCCCAGCGAGATCTGGCCGGCCGTCGCCGCCCGTCGTGCCGGCGTCGAGCTGCGCAATCTCGGGCTGGGCGGCAGCTCGTTCGTCGATCCGTTCCTGGCCCGCGTGATCCGCGACGCGCCAGCCGATTACATAAGCGTCAAGCTCGGTATCAACGTCGTGAACCTCGACGGGATGCGGCTGCGTACCTTCGTCCCCGCCGTCCACGGCTTCCTCGACACGATCCGCGACGGTCATCCGGAAGTCCCACTGGTGTTGATCTCGCCGCTGTTCTGCGGAATCCACGAGGACACCCCCGGCCCGGGTGCGATCGACCCGGTCTCGATCGGCTCCGACCAGGTGCGTTTCGTGGCGACCGGAACGCCCGGGGACGTCGCGCTGGGCCGCCTGACCCTCCAGGTCGTCCGGCGCGAGTTGCGCTCCCTGGCCGAGCGTCGGACGGCCGACAAGAACCTGCACTATCTGGACGGCACCTCGTTGTACGGCTCAGCCGACGCCGCCGAACTCCCGCTACCCGATGGCCTGCATCCGAGCCCCGAGGCACACCAGCGGATCGGTACCCGATTCGCCGAGTACGCCTTCGCCGGCACCGGCCCGTTCGCCCGATGA